The DNA region TGTCGGCCATCAGCCGGCCGCTGATCGTCAAGCACCTGGTGGAAGCCGCCCGGTCCCACGGCGGCACCGTCGTGGCGCACGGCTGCACCGGCAAGGGCAACGACCAGGTCCGCTTCGAGGTCGGCTTCGCCTCCCTGGCGCCCGAACTCGAGGTGATCGCCCCGGTCCGCGACTACGCCTGGACCCGGGAGAAGGCGATCGCGTTCGCCGAGGAGAACGACATCCCGATCAACGTCACCAAGCGCTCGCCGTTCTCCATCGACCAGAACGTGTGGGGCCGCGCGGTGGAGACCGGGTTCCTCGAAGACCTGTGGAACGCCCCCACCAAGGACGTCTACGACTACACCGAGGACCCGACGGTCAACTTCAACGCCCCCGACGAGCTGATCATCAGCTTCGACAAGGGCCGCCCGGTGGCCATCGACGGCCGCCCGCTGAGCGTGCTGCAGATCATCCAGGAGCTCAACTCCCGCGCCGGCGCGCAGGGCGTGGGCCGGCTGGACGTCGTCGAGGACCGGCTGGTGGGCATCAAGAGCCGCGAGATCTACGAGGCCCCCGGCGCCATGGTGCTGATCACCGCGCACACCGAACTCGAGCACGTCACCCTCGAGCGCGAACTGGGCCGCTACAAGCGCGGCGTGGACCGCAAGTGGGGCGAGCTGACCTACGACGGCCTGTGGTTCAGCCCGCTCAAGCGCTCGCTGGAGGTGTTCGTCGAGGACACCCAACAGCACGTCTCCGGCGACATCCGCCTGGTGCTGCACGCCGGCGGCATCATCGTCAACGGCCGGCGCAGCGCGGAGTCGCTGTATGACTTCAACCTGGCCACCTACGACGAGGGCGACACCTTCGACCAGAGCGCCGCCCGGGGCTTCGTGCAGATCCACGGGCTGAGCTCGAAGATCTCCGCCCGCCGGGACCTGGGGTGAGCACCAACGAGGGATCGCTGTGGGGCGGGCGGTTCGCCGAAGGCCCGTCCGACGCACTGGCCGCGCTGAGTAAATCCACCCACTTCGACTGGGTGCTGGCGCCCTACGACATCGCCGCGTCCAAGGCGCACGCCAAGGTGCTGTACGGCGCCGGGCTGCTCACCGCCGAGCAACGGGACGGGCTGCTGGCCGGCCTGGACAGCCTGGGCAGCGACGTCGCCGACGGCAGCTTCGGCCCGCTGGTCACCGACGAGGACGTGCACGGCGCGCTGGAACGCGGCCTGATCGACCGGGTCGGCACCGACCTCGGTGGCCGGCTGCGGGCCGGACGGTCGCGAAACGACCAGGTCGCCACCCTGTTTCGGATGTGGCTGCGTGACGCTATGCGGCGCGTGGCCGACGGGGTGCTCGACGTGGTGGACGCGCTGGCACACCAGGCGGCCGCCTACCCGGACGCGATCATGCCGGGCAAGACGCACCTGCAGTCCGCGCAGCCGGTGCTGCTGGCGCATCACCTGCTGGCGCACGCCCACCCGCTGCTGCGCGACGTGGACCGCATCGCCGACTTCGACGCCCGCGCCGCGGTCTCGCCCTACGGCTCGGGAGCACTGGCCGGTTCGTCGCTGGGGCTGAACCCCGACGCGATCGCCGCCGAACTCGGTTTCTCGGCGGCTGCCGACAATTCGATCGACGCCACCGCGTCGCGGGACTTCGCCGCCGAGGCCGCCTTCGTGTTCGCGATGATCGCCGTCGACCTGTCGCGGCTCGCCGAGGACATCATCTTGTGGAGCTCAACGGAATTCGGCTATGCGGTGCTGCATGACTCCTGGTCGACGGGCTCTTCGATCATGCCGCAGAAGAAGAACCCCGACATCGCCGAACTGGCTCGCGGCAAGTCCGGCCGGCTGATCGGCAACCTGGCGGGCCTGCTGGCCACGCTCAAGGCGCAGCCGCTGGCCTATAACCGGGATCTGCAGGAGGACAAGGAGCCGGTGTTCGACTCGGCCGCGCAGCTGGAACTGCTGCTGCCGGCCACCGCCGGGCTGGTGGGCACCCTGGTGTTCGACACCGAGCGGATGGCGGAGCTGGCACCGGCCGGCTACACGCTGGCCACCGACATCGCCGAATGGCTGGTGCGCCAAGGTGTTCCGTTCCGGGTGGCGCACGAAGCGGCGGGCGCGGCGGTGAAGGTCGCCGAGCAGCGCGGCGTCGGCCTGGACGAACTCACCGACGACGAACTTGCGGGCATCAGCCCGGACCTGACCCCGCAGGTGCGCGAGGTGCTCACCGTCGAGGGGTCGGTGGCTTCCCGTGACGCTCGCGGCGGCACCGCGCCGGCGCGGGTCGCCGAACAGTTGGCGGGGCTGCGCGAGCGGGCCGCCGCGATGCGCCGCCGACTCAACGACGCCTGAGGGTTCACGGCCCCCAGATCATCAGGTCTTCCATCCCGTTGTTCATCGTCACGGTGGTCGGCGGCGGACCGGTGACGTCGAAGTAGATCTTGCCGCTGGACTGAGCGCCCTGGGGGATGGTCGCGCCGCTGATGGTTCTGGGCGAGGCGACCTGCCACAGCACCCGGTAGGCGGCCCGATCCGGCGCGACGGCGTTGAACTGGGAAATCGCCGGTGTCACCGTGCCGCGGATCGCATTCACCGTCGCCGTCGCCTCCCAGACCTTGCCGGCCACCGGGAATCCCGGCGTGGGGTCGCTGCTGGGCTGAAGGCCGCTGACCCGCCACGAGTACGTGACCTGACCGACGGTGTCGGTGGTCTGCAGGGTGCTGCCCAGCTTGCCGACGATCGGGTAGGCGGCCGTGGCGACCGGTGCAACGGCCATCGGAGCCGCGGCCAGCACGGCGACTGCGGTCAGGGCCGCTTTCGTCATCGCATTGATCCTCATCATGTCCTCCACTCGTTCAGGGACGACTTCAGGGATAGCCCGGTCAGTCGGGGTTCAATCCTCATTCCGGGCAGGATTTCGGTCCTGCGCTAGCGTGGGCGGATCAATGGCAACCGGGTCACGTCGACCGCGCGCGGCCTGGTGGCGGCGATCGTGGTCTGCGGTGCGCTGTCCCAGTGCACCGCAGCTCCGGAGCCGCAGACGGAGCCGGCATCGCCGCCGCGGACCGTCGAACCGGCCGCCGTGGCCGAAGTCACCGCCGCCGAACTCGGCCCGACCTGGCACCCCGGCTGCCCGGTCGCTCCGGCGCAGCTACGACGCGTCACCCTGACCCACCTGGGCTTCGACGACCGGCCGCACCGCGGTGAGCTGATCGTGCACCGGGACCTGGTTGCGCAGGTCATCGCGTTGTTCGATCGGCTGTACCGGCTGGGCTTCCCGATCGAGAAGATGCGCCCGGTGGCGACCTACCGCGGCGGCGACGACGAACTGTCCATGGCGGACGACAACACCTCGGCGTTCAACTGCCGGCGCATCCCGGGCTCGGGGAACTGGGCCCTGCACGCCTACGGCCGCGCCATCGACATCAATCCGCTGCTGAACCCGTCGGTGGATCACGGTGCCTTCGAGCCGCACAACGCCCGGGTCTACCTGGACCGCAAACGGATCGAGCCGGGTCTGCTGCACGCCGGTGACCCCGCGGTGCGGGTCTTCACCGATGCCGGGTGGGCTTGGGGCGGCTACTGGAAGTCGCCGGTGGACTATCAGCACTTCGAGCGGCGCTGAGCCCGCCCCGAACCCGTGGCCCTACTCGACCAGCTCCGAGAGCTCCAACCAGCGCGCCTCCTGCTCGGCGACCTCATCCTCCAGCGCCCGCAGCTCGCGGGTGAGCTCGGCCAGCCCAACGTGATCGGACTGGTCGAACGCGGCCAACTGGTGATGCTTGGCCTCGATCTGCTCGGCCAGCTTCGCCAGCCGCCGATCCACGGCGGCCAGGTCCTTCTGGGCGGCGCGCAGCTCCGCCCCCGACAACGGTCCCGAGCCGGGCTCGGCGGCCGCCGCCGGCCGCGACGACGGTGATCGGCGCGCATTGGCGGCCAACTCCAGATACTCGTCGACGCCGCCGGGCAGATGCCGCAGCCGCCCGTCGAGGATCGCGTACTGCTGATCGGTGACTCGTTCCAGCAGGTAACGGTCGTGGGAGACCACGATCAGCGTGCCCGGCCAGGAGTCCAGCAGGTCCTCGGTGGCGGTCAACATGTCGGTGTCGACGTCGTTGGTGGGCTCGTCGAGCACCAGCACGTTCGGCTCGGCCAGCAAGGTGAGCATCAACTGCAGCCGCCGATGCTGGCCACCGGAGAGCTCGCCCACCCGCGCGGACAACTGCGCACGACCGAACCCGAGGCGCTCGAGCAACTGCGCGGGCGTCATCTCCTTGCCGTCGACCTGGTAGTCGGTGCGCAGCCGGCCCAGCACATCGGCCACCCGGTCCTCGGCCAGCTTCGCCAGCTCGGCGGACTGCTGATCCAACATGCCCAGCCGCACCGTCTTGCCACGTTTGACGCGCCCGGAATCGGGTGTCACGGTGCCCGCGATCAGCCCGAGCAGGGTGGACTTTCCGGCACCGTTGGCGCCGACGATCCCGGTGCGCTCACCGGGCCCGATCCGCCATTCGACGTCGCGCAGCACCGTCCGGCCGTCGAACGCCACCGACACGTCGAGCAGGTCGATCACGTCCTTGCCGAGCCGGGCGGTGGCCAGCTTCATCAGCTCGACGTCGTTGCGCAGCGGCGGGACGTCGGCGATCAGCGCGTTGGCGGCCTCGATGCGGAACTTCGGCTTGGACGTGCGCGCCGGCGCCCCGCGCCGCAGCCAGGCCAGTTCCTTGCGCAAGATGTTCTGCCGTTTGGCCTCGCTGGCCGCGGCCATCCGGTCGCGCTCCACCCGCTGCAGGATGTAGGCGGCATACCCGCCCTGGAAGGGCTCCACGATGCGGTCGTGGACCTCCCAGGTGGTGGTGGCCACCTCGTCGAGAAACCAGCGGTCGTGGGTGACCACCAGCAGCCCGCCGGTGTTGCGGGCCCAGCGCTGCTGCAGATGCCCCGCCAGCCAGGTGATGCCCTCCACGTCGAGGTGGTTGGTGGGCTCGTCGAGACAGATCACGTCCCATTCGCCGATCAGCAGCGCGGCCAGCTGGACGCGGCGCCGCTGGCCGCCGGAGAGCCCGGAGATCTTGGCGTCCCAGGCGATATCGGAGACCAGCCCGTCGACCACGTCCCGGATCCGCGGACTGGAGGCCCACTCGTGGTCGGCCTGATCGCCGACCAGCGATACCCCCAGCGTGCTGTCGGGATCCAAGGTGTCGGCCTGGTCCAGCAAACCGGCCCGCAGATCACTGCGCCGGGTGACGCGGCCCGAGTCCGGCGTCAGCGCACCGGCCAGCAGACGCAACAGTGAGGACTTCCCGTCGCCGTTGCGACCGACGATCCCGATCCGTGCGCCGTCGTTGACCCCGAGGGTGACCGACTCCAGCACGACGCCGGTGGCGTAGCGCAGGTGAAGGGCCTCGGCTCCGAGCAGGTGTGCCACCGCAGGAACGGTACTGCCTGCCGGTCGGCGATCGGTGAACGAGCCGGACCTACCGGTCTGGTGTGCCAGAATGTGCACGTCATTCCGGGATCGCGCGCGAAGTGGGGGGAACCAGCGGTGGATCTGAACTTGTCGGCCGTGACCAGGCCGGTCGAGTGGCTGATGGCCACCGCTCAGAACGGTCTCGAGGTGCTGCGCTGGGGCGGACTGGAGACCGGCACCGTGCCGTCGCCGTTCCAGATCGTCGAGAGCACCCCGATGTACAAGCTGCGACGGTACTTCCCGCCGGACAACCGGCCCGGCCAGCCGCAGCCCGGCCCGCCGGTGCTGCTGGTGCACCCGATGATGATGTCGGCGAACATGTGGGACGTCACCCGCGAAGACGGCGCGGTCGGCATCCTGCGTGAGGCCGGGGTGGACCCGTGGGTGATCGACTTCGGCTCACCGGACGAGATCGAAGGCGGGATGCGCCGCAACCTGGCCGACCACATCGTCGGGCTCAGCCAGGCCATCGACACCGTCGCCGAGACCACCGGCCGCGACGTGCATCTGGCCGGCTACTCCCAGGGCGGCATGTTCGCCTATCAGACTGGGGCATACCGGCATTCGAAGAACATCGCCAGCATCATCGCGTTCGGCTCCCCGGTGGACACCCTGGCCGCGCTGCCGATGGGCCTGCCGCCCAACCTCGCGTCGAATGTGGCCGGTTTCATGGCCGACCACGTCTTCAACCGGCTCGACATCTCCGGATGGCAGGCGCGGCTGGGCTTCCAGATGATGGACCCGCTCAAGACCGCCAAGGCGCGCATCGAATTCCTGCGCCAACTGCACGACCGGGAAGCCCTGCTGCCGCGTGAGGCGCAGCGCCGGTTCCTCGAATCCGAGGGCTGGATCGCCTGGTCGGGCCCGGCGGTCGCCGAGCTACTCAAACAGTTCATCGCGCACAACCGGATGATGACCGGCGGTTTCGCCATCAACGGCCAACTGGTCACCCTGACCGACATCACCTGCCCGGTGCTGGCCTTCGTCGGCGAGGTCGACGACATCGGCCAACCCGCCGCGGTCCGGGGCATCCGCCGTGCCGCGCCCGACGCCAAGGTCTTCGAATATCTTTTGCGGGCAGGGCATTTCGGCCTGGTGGTCGGATCCAAGGCGGCGGAACTGACCTGGCCGACGGTGGCCCGCTGGGTGCTGTGGCAGGAGGGGCTGGGCGCACAACCGGCCGGCGTCGCATTGATGGCCGAGGACTCATCCGACGGCGCCCAGCGCGGCGTCGCGATCACCTCGCGGATCGCACACGGCCTGGGCGAGGCCTCGGAGGTGGCGCTGACGCTGGCCCGCGGCGCCGCCGATGCCGTGCTGGCGGCGCAGAAGTCGATGCGCACCATGGCGGTCGAGACCGCGCGCACCCTGCCCCGGCTGGCCCGCTTGGGACAGATCAACGACCACACCCGGATCTCGTTGGGCCGCATCATCGATGAGCAGGCGGCGGACTCACCCGACGGTGAATTCCTGCTGTTCGACGGGCGGGTCCACACCTACGAGGCGGTCAACAAGCGCATTGACAACGTCGTTCGCGGTCTGATCGACGTCGGGGTCCGGCAGGGCGTCCACGTCGGCGTGCTGATGGCCACCCGGCCCAGTGCGCTGGTCGCCATCGCGGCACTGTCGCGACTGGGTGCGGTGGCGGTGCTGGTGCCCACCGACGGCGACCTGCTGCCGGCGGCCCGCCTCGGCGGCATCTCCGACATCATCGTCGACCCGGGCTCGCTGGACCTGGCGCTGCCGGCCGCCCGCGAACTGGGCTGCCAGGTGCTGGTGCTCGGCGGCGGTGAAGCCCGTGACCTCGACCTACCCACAGACATCGACGTCGACGTCGTCGACATGGAACAGATCGACCCCGACGCCGTCGAACTGCCCGGCTGGTACCGCGCCAACCCGGGCTTCGCCCGCGATCTGGCGTTCGTGGCGTTCAGCAACGTGGCCGGCGAAGTGGTGGCCAAGCAGATCACCAACTTCCGCTGGGCGCTCTCGGCGTTCGGGACCGCATCGACTTCGGCGCTGGGCCCCAACGACACGGTGTACTGCCTGACACCGCTGCACCACGAGTCCGGCTTGCTGGTCAGCCTGGGCGGCGCGGTGGTCGGCGGCGCCCGCATCGCACTGTCGCGCGGGTTGAACCCGGAGCGCTTCGTCGCCGAGGTCCGGCAGTACGGCGTCAGCGTGGTGTCCTACACCTGGGCGATGCTCGGCGAGGTCATCGACGATCCCAACTTCGTCCTGCAGGGCAATCACCCGGTCCGGCTGTTCATCGGTTCCGGTATGCCCGTCGGCGTGTGGAACCGGGTCACCGAGGTGTTCGCGCCCGCCAATGTCGTCGAGTTCTTCGCCACCAAGGACGGGCAAGCCGTGCTGGCCAACGTCTCCGGCGCCAAGGTCGGCAGCAAGGGCCGACCGCTGCCCGGCGCGGTCGATGTGGAACTGGCCGCCTACGACGCCGACCACGACCTGATCCTCGAAGACGACCTGGGCTTCGTACGCGTCGCCGAGGCCAACGAGGTCGGGGTGCTGCTGGCCAAACCGCGCGGACCCATCGACCCCTCGGCGTCGGTCAAGCGCGGCGTGTTCGCGCCGGCCGACACCTGGATCTCCACGGAGTTCCTGTTCCGCCGCGACGCCGACGGCGACTACTGGCTGGTCGGCGGGCGGTCATCGAGCATCCGCACCGCCCGGGGCATCGCGTACCCGGTGGTGATCACCGATGCGCTCGGCGCCGTCAACGGCGTCGACCTGGCGGTCACCTATCGGGTGCCCACGGCGGGATCGGCCCTGGTGGTGTCGGCGGTGACGGTGCGCCCGGGTGCCACCATCACCGCGGCGGACCTCAGCGAGGCGGTGGCCGACATCCCCGCGGGCCGCGGCCCCGACATCGTGCACGTCGTCCCGAGTCTGCAGTTGAGCACGGTGTACCGCCCCGAGATGGGGAACCTGCGCGACGCCGGGTTACCCAAGGCTGGACGCAACGCCTGGTACTTCGATGCCGCGACCCGGCAGTTCAAACGGCTCACCGCCGCGGTGCGCGCCGATCTGGCAGGGGCATGACCGTGATCGAGCGAGAACTGTTGGACATCCTGGTCTGCCCCGCCGACCGCGGCCCACTGCTGCTGGTCGAGCGTGCCGCCGGCGGTGCGCTGTACAACCCGCGGATGAAGCGGGCCTACCGCATCGACGACGACATCCCGGTGTTGCTGATCGACGAGGCGGAGACCGTCGGAGACGACGAGCACGCCCGACTCATGGCGCAGGCGAACCCGGAAACCTCCCGGTGAGGTAACGCCGCGGCGTGGATGCTCTCCGGCTCGCGGTGGACCCGCTCGCGGCTGCCCGGTTGTTGCTGGGCGCCACGTTGACCTGCCGCGGCGTGACCGCGACGATCGCCGAGGTGGAGGCCTACGGAGGAGTGCCCGACGGTCCGTGGCCGGACCCGGCGGCGCATTCGTATCGGGGCCCCACCGGGCGCAACACGGTGATGTTCGGTCCGCCCGGGCGGATGTACACCTATCGCAGCTACGGCATGCACGTCTGCGCCAACGTGGTCTGCGGACCGGACGGGACGGCCGCGGCGGTGCTGCTGCGGGCCGCGGTGATCGATGCCGGCCAACCGCTCGCCCGGGGCCGCCGCGGCGAATCGGTAGCCGATGCGGCTCTGGCGCGGGGGCCCGGCAATCTCTGCTCAGCTCTGGGAATCACTATGGCGGACAACGGAATTGATCTGTTCGATCCGCGCAGTCCGGTGCAGTTGCGGCTCGGTGAACCGGTCGAGGCGCAGTGCGGGCCGCGGGTGGGGATCAGTCAGGCCGCCGACCGTCCGTGGCGGTTCTGGCGGCCGGCGACACCCGAGGTTTCGGCGTACCGGCGCAGTCCACGGGCACCGGCGCCGGGTGCTTCGGACTGATCCGGGAAAATCAATCCATGCCGACGACGATTCTCGACGAGTTGAGCTGGCGAGGGCTGATCGCCCAATCCACCGACCTGGACGCACTGACCGCCGAAGTGACGCGCGGACCGATCACGGTCTATGCCGGATTCGACCCGACCGCCCCGAGCCTGCACGCCGGAAACCTGGTGCCGTTGCTGGCCCTGCGCCGATTCCAGCGGGCCGGACACCGGCCGATCGTGCTAGCCGGCGGGGCCACCGGACTCATCGGTGACCCGCGCGACAGCGGGGAACGCACCCTCAACACCGCCGATACCGTGGCCGAGTGGTCCGAGCGGATCCGCGGGCAACTCGAGCGCTTCGTCGACTTCGACGACAGTCCCACCGGTGCGGTGGTGGCCAACAACCTGGACTGGACGGCGCCGCTGTCCGCGGTGGAATTCCTGCGTGACGTGGGCAAACACTTCTCGGTCAACGTGATGCTGGACCGCGACACCATCCGTCGCCGGCTCGAGGAGGGCATCTCCTACACCGAGTTCAGCTACATGTTGCTGCAGGCCAACGACTACGTGCAGCTGCATCAGCGCTTCGGGTGTTCGCTGCAGATCGGCGGATCCGATCAGTGGGGCAACATCATCGCCGGCGTGCGGCTGGTCCGGCAGAAGACGGGTGCGACCGTGCACGCCTTGACGGTGCCCCTGGTCACCGCCGCCGACGGCACCAAGTTCGGTAAGTCCACCGGTGGCGGCAGTCTGTGGCTGGATCCCGAGATGACCAGCCCTTACGCCTGGTACCAGTACTTTTTCAACACCGCCGACGCCGACGTCATCCGTTACCTGCGGTGGTTCACGTTCCTGTCGGCCGAAGAGCTGGCCGAGCTGGAGCAGGCGACGGCCGAACGTCCGCACGAGCGGGCCGCGCAGCGCGCTTTGGCGCGGGAGTTCACCACGTTGGTGCACGGACAGGCGGCCACCGATGCCGTCGAACTGGCGAGTCAGGCCCTGTTCGGCCGCGGAGAACTGACCCGGTTGGACGAATCGACGCTGACCGCGGCGCTGGAGGAGACCTCGGTGGCCCGCCTGGAGCCCGGGGGAGCCGACGGCATCGTGGACCTGCTGGTGGCCACCGGCCTGTCCGCCAGTCGGGGTGCGGCGCGGCGCACCATCGGTGAAGGCGGTGTGTCGGTCAACAACGTGCGAATCGACAGCGAGGAATGGGCGCCGCAGCCGGCGGACTTCCTGCACGGCCGGTGGCTGGTGCTGCGTCGGGGCAAACGCAACGTCGCGGGGGTGCAACGGGCCTAGATCCGGCCCCCGCCGGGGCGCCCCGTTGATCTTGATTCGACGAGAAAATGCCCTCTACCAGCGGATTTGACTCCCAGTTTCACCTCGCGTAACTTTATCGACGTCGCCGCGACACGGCCCAGCCGGGGGAGCGCGACAAGCCCGCGGAATCGAGAGAGATTCACTAGCGATTCCGGGGGTTTTCATCTGCCCGCACTGCCAATACGCGGCTTTTAGCCGCGGGTTGACTGCGCGTTCAGATGGGCGTGTTGTTTGAGAACTCAATAGTGTGTTTGGTGGTTTTTGTTTGTTGTTGTTTGCCACACTTTCAGCGCCCCGTGTTGGGGGTGTGGTTGTTTTTTTGATGTCAGTTTTTGACTGATGTTTTGGGATTGTTTCCAAATGGTTTTTGTTTGGAGAGTTTGATCCTGGCTCAGGACGAACGCTGGCGGCGTGCTTAACACATGCAAGTCGAACGGAAAGGCCCCTTCGGGGGTACTCGAGTGGCGAACGGGTGAGTAACACGTGGGTGATCTGCCCTGCACTTTGGGATAAGCCTGGGAAACTGGGTCTAATACCGAATAGGACCGCGCGCTTCATGGTGTGTGGTGGAAAGCTTTTGCGGTGTGGGATGGGCCCGCGGCCTATCAGCTTGTTGGTGGGGTAATGGCCTAC from Mycolicibacter sp. MU0083 includes:
- a CDS encoding MPT63 family protein; the protein is MRINAMTKAALTAVAVLAAAPMAVAPVATAAYPIVGKLGSTLQTTDTVGQVTYSWRVSGLQPSSDPTPGFPVAGKVWEATATVNAIRGTVTPAISQFNAVAPDRAAYRVLWQVASPRTISGATIPQGAQSSGKIYFDVTGPPPTTVTMNNGMEDLMIWGP
- a CDS encoding DNA-3-methyladenine glycosylase, which codes for MDALRLAVDPLAAARLLLGATLTCRGVTATIAEVEAYGGVPDGPWPDPAAHSYRGPTGRNTVMFGPPGRMYTYRSYGMHVCANVVCGPDGTAAAVLLRAAVIDAGQPLARGRRGESVADAALARGPGNLCSALGITMADNGIDLFDPRSPVQLRLGEPVEAQCGPRVGISQAADRPWRFWRPATPEVSAYRRSPRAPAPGASD
- the argH gene encoding argininosuccinate lyase → MSTNEGSLWGGRFAEGPSDALAALSKSTHFDWVLAPYDIAASKAHAKVLYGAGLLTAEQRDGLLAGLDSLGSDVADGSFGPLVTDEDVHGALERGLIDRVGTDLGGRLRAGRSRNDQVATLFRMWLRDAMRRVADGVLDVVDALAHQAAAYPDAIMPGKTHLQSAQPVLLAHHLLAHAHPLLRDVDRIADFDARAAVSPYGSGALAGSSLGLNPDAIAAELGFSAAADNSIDATASRDFAAEAAFVFAMIAVDLSRLAEDIILWSSTEFGYAVLHDSWSTGSSIMPQKKNPDIAELARGKSGRLIGNLAGLLATLKAQPLAYNRDLQEDKEPVFDSAAQLELLLPATAGLVGTLVFDTERMAELAPAGYTLATDIAEWLVRQGVPFRVAHEAAGAAVKVAEQRGVGLDELTDDELAGISPDLTPQVREVLTVEGSVASRDARGGTAPARVAEQLAGLRERAAAMRRRLNDA
- a CDS encoding argininosuccinate synthase, with the protein product MSERVILAYSGGLDTSVAISWIGKETGKEVVAVAIDLGQGGEDMEVVRQRALDCGAVEAVVVDARDEFADDYCLPTIKANALYMDRYPLVSAISRPLIVKHLVEAARSHGGTVVAHGCTGKGNDQVRFEVGFASLAPELEVIAPVRDYAWTREKAIAFAEENDIPINVTKRSPFSIDQNVWGRAVETGFLEDLWNAPTKDVYDYTEDPTVNFNAPDELIISFDKGRPVAIDGRPLSVLQIIQELNSRAGAQGVGRLDVVEDRLVGIKSREIYEAPGAMVLITAHTELEHVTLERELGRYKRGVDRKWGELTYDGLWFSPLKRSLEVFVEDTQQHVSGDIRLVLHAGGIIVNGRRSAESLYDFNLATYDEGDTFDQSAARGFVQIHGLSSKISARRDLG
- a CDS encoding acyl-CoA synthetase produces the protein MDLNLSAVTRPVEWLMATAQNGLEVLRWGGLETGTVPSPFQIVESTPMYKLRRYFPPDNRPGQPQPGPPVLLVHPMMMSANMWDVTREDGAVGILREAGVDPWVIDFGSPDEIEGGMRRNLADHIVGLSQAIDTVAETTGRDVHLAGYSQGGMFAYQTGAYRHSKNIASIIAFGSPVDTLAALPMGLPPNLASNVAGFMADHVFNRLDISGWQARLGFQMMDPLKTAKARIEFLRQLHDREALLPREAQRRFLESEGWIAWSGPAVAELLKQFIAHNRMMTGGFAINGQLVTLTDITCPVLAFVGEVDDIGQPAAVRGIRRAAPDAKVFEYLLRAGHFGLVVGSKAAELTWPTVARWVLWQEGLGAQPAGVALMAEDSSDGAQRGVAITSRIAHGLGEASEVALTLARGAADAVLAAQKSMRTMAVETARTLPRLARLGQINDHTRISLGRIIDEQAADSPDGEFLLFDGRVHTYEAVNKRIDNVVRGLIDVGVRQGVHVGVLMATRPSALVAIAALSRLGAVAVLVPTDGDLLPAARLGGISDIIVDPGSLDLALPAARELGCQVLVLGGGEARDLDLPTDIDVDVVDMEQIDPDAVELPGWYRANPGFARDLAFVAFSNVAGEVVAKQITNFRWALSAFGTASTSALGPNDTVYCLTPLHHESGLLVSLGGAVVGGARIALSRGLNPERFVAEVRQYGVSVVSYTWAMLGEVIDDPNFVLQGNHPVRLFIGSGMPVGVWNRVTEVFAPANVVEFFATKDGQAVLANVSGAKVGSKGRPLPGAVDVELAAYDADHDLILEDDLGFVRVAEANEVGVLLAKPRGPIDPSASVKRGVFAPADTWISTEFLFRRDADGDYWLVGGRSSSIRTARGIAYPVVITDALGAVNGVDLAVTYRVPTAGSALVVSAVTVRPGATITAADLSEAVADIPAGRGPDIVHVVPSLQLSTVYRPEMGNLRDAGLPKAGRNAWYFDAATRQFKRLTAAVRADLAGA
- a CDS encoding Trm112 family protein, whose amino-acid sequence is MIERELLDILVCPADRGPLLLVERAAGGALYNPRMKRAYRIDDDIPVLLIDEAETVGDDEHARLMAQANPETSR
- a CDS encoding ABC-F family ATP-binding cassette domain-containing protein; the protein is MAHLLGAEALHLRYATGVVLESVTLGVNDGARIGIVGRNGDGKSSLLRLLAGALTPDSGRVTRRSDLRAGLLDQADTLDPDSTLGVSLVGDQADHEWASSPRIRDVVDGLVSDIAWDAKISGLSGGQRRRVQLAALLIGEWDVICLDEPTNHLDVEGITWLAGHLQQRWARNTGGLLVVTHDRWFLDEVATTTWEVHDRIVEPFQGGYAAYILQRVERDRMAAASEAKRQNILRKELAWLRRGAPARTSKPKFRIEAANALIADVPPLRNDVELMKLATARLGKDVIDLLDVSVAFDGRTVLRDVEWRIGPGERTGIVGANGAGKSTLLGLIAGTVTPDSGRVKRGKTVRLGMLDQQSAELAKLAEDRVADVLGRLRTDYQVDGKEMTPAQLLERLGFGRAQLSARVGELSGGQHRRLQLMLTLLAEPNVLVLDEPTNDVDTDMLTATEDLLDSWPGTLIVVSHDRYLLERVTDQQYAILDGRLRHLPGGVDEYLELAANARRSPSSRPAAAAEPGSGPLSGAELRAAQKDLAAVDRRLAKLAEQIEAKHHQLAAFDQSDHVGLAELTRELRALEDEVAEQEARWLELSELVE
- the tyrS gene encoding tyrosine--tRNA ligase — translated: MPTTILDELSWRGLIAQSTDLDALTAEVTRGPITVYAGFDPTAPSLHAGNLVPLLALRRFQRAGHRPIVLAGGATGLIGDPRDSGERTLNTADTVAEWSERIRGQLERFVDFDDSPTGAVVANNLDWTAPLSAVEFLRDVGKHFSVNVMLDRDTIRRRLEEGISYTEFSYMLLQANDYVQLHQRFGCSLQIGGSDQWGNIIAGVRLVRQKTGATVHALTVPLVTAADGTKFGKSTGGGSLWLDPEMTSPYAWYQYFFNTADADVIRYLRWFTFLSAEELAELEQATAERPHERAAQRALAREFTTLVHGQAATDAVELASQALFGRGELTRLDESTLTAALEETSVARLEPGGADGIVDLLVATGLSASRGAARRTIGEGGVSVNNVRIDSEEWAPQPADFLHGRWLVLRRGKRNVAGVQRA
- a CDS encoding M15 family metallopeptidase; its protein translation is MVAAIVVCGALSQCTAAPEPQTEPASPPRTVEPAAVAEVTAAELGPTWHPGCPVAPAQLRRVTLTHLGFDDRPHRGELIVHRDLVAQVIALFDRLYRLGFPIEKMRPVATYRGGDDELSMADDNTSAFNCRRIPGSGNWALHAYGRAIDINPLLNPSVDHGAFEPHNARVYLDRKRIEPGLLHAGDPAVRVFTDAGWAWGGYWKSPVDYQHFERR